A single genomic interval of Coturnix japonica isolate 7356 chromosome 14, Coturnix japonica 2.1, whole genome shotgun sequence harbors:
- the GDE1 gene encoding glycerophosphodiester phosphodiesterase 1 isoform X1, protein MLCGGAALLCAVPALLVALLALSRSPVLLAVLTAAPLVLLHVLSLEPAPPHSARQVLRPRGGPARIAHRGGAHDAPENTLGAVRQAAENGATGVELDLEFTADGVPILMHDETVERTTDGSGRLCDMTFDEIRKLNPSAKHRLWSKFQSEKVPTLREAVVESLQHNLTIYFDVKGHANQAVDALKQLYLEFPRLYNSSIVCSFMPDVVYKMRQADRNVVTALTFRPWQLSHFGDGTPRFSSLWKHYLYMMLDVILDWSLHSFLWRLCGVSAFLIQKNYVSQDYVRQWSSKGIQVVAWTVNTFAEKTYYESVLESSYITDSLVEDCDPHY, encoded by the exons ATGTTGTGCGGCGGTGCCGCGCTGCTGTGCGCTGTGCCGGCGCTGCTGGTCGCTCTGTTGGCGCTGAGCCGCAGCCCGGTGCTGCTGGCCGTACTAACGGCGGCTCCGTTGGTGCTGCTGCACGTCCTCAGCCTGGAGCCCGCCCCCCCGCACAGCGCACGCCAAGTCCTGCGGCCCCGCGGCGGCCCCGCCCGCATCGCGCACCGCGGCGGAGCGCACGACGCCCCCGAGAACACGCTGGGGGCCGTCAGACAG gCAGCTGAAAATGGAGCAACAGGTGTTGAACTGGATCTTGAATTTACCGCGGATGGCGTTCCCATTCTAATGCACGATGAGACAGTAGAAAGGACAACTGATGGGTCTGGAAGATTGTGTGACATGACTTTTGATGAGATTCGGAAGCTTAATCCATCTGCAAAACACAGGCTGTG GAGCAAATTCCAGAGCGAAAAGGTACCAACTTTGAGAGAAGCTGTAGTGGAGTCTTTGCAGCACAATCTTACAATCTACTTTGATGTCAAAGGCCACGCGAATCAG GCGGTTGATGCCCTAAAACAGCTCTACCTGGAATTTCCTCGTTTGTATAACAGCAGCATCGTCTGTTCTTTCATGCCAGATGTTGTTTATAAG ATGAGACAAGCTGACAGGAACGTGGTGACAGCACTAACATTCAGACCTTGGCAGCTGAGTCACTTTGGAGATGGGACACCTCGCTTCAGTTCCTTATGGAAGCATTATCTGTACATGATGTTGGATGTCATTCTAGATTGGAGCCTACACAGCTTCTTGTGGCGATTATGTGGGGTTTCAGCTTTCCTCATCcagaaaaattatgtttctcA GGATTATGTGAGGCAATGGTCCTCAAAAGGAATTCAAGTGGTTGCCTGGACAGTGAACACATTTGCAGAAAAAACGTACTACGAAAGTGTCCTTGAATCCAGCTACATCACAGACAGCTTGGTGGAAGACTGTGATCCTCATTACTAG
- the GDE1 gene encoding glycerophosphodiester phosphodiesterase 1 isoform X2, which produces MHDETVERTTDGSGRLCDMTFDEIRKLNPSAKHRLWSKFQSEKVPTLREAVVESLQHNLTIYFDVKGHANQAVDALKQLYLEFPRLYNSSIVCSFMPDVVYKMRQADRNVVTALTFRPWQLSHFGDGTPRFSSLWKHYLYMMLDVILDWSLHSFLWRLCGVSAFLIQKNYVSQDYVRQWSSKGIQVVAWTVNTFAEKTYYESVLESSYITDSLVEDCDPHY; this is translated from the exons ATGCACGATGAGACAGTAGAAAGGACAACTGATGGGTCTGGAAGATTGTGTGACATGACTTTTGATGAGATTCGGAAGCTTAATCCATCTGCAAAACACAGGCTGTG GAGCAAATTCCAGAGCGAAAAGGTACCAACTTTGAGAGAAGCTGTAGTGGAGTCTTTGCAGCACAATCTTACAATCTACTTTGATGTCAAAGGCCACGCGAATCAG GCGGTTGATGCCCTAAAACAGCTCTACCTGGAATTTCCTCGTTTGTATAACAGCAGCATCGTCTGTTCTTTCATGCCAGATGTTGTTTATAAG ATGAGACAAGCTGACAGGAACGTGGTGACAGCACTAACATTCAGACCTTGGCAGCTGAGTCACTTTGGAGATGGGACACCTCGCTTCAGTTCCTTATGGAAGCATTATCTGTACATGATGTTGGATGTCATTCTAGATTGGAGCCTACACAGCTTCTTGTGGCGATTATGTGGGGTTTCAGCTTTCCTCATCcagaaaaattatgtttctcA GGATTATGTGAGGCAATGGTCCTCAAAAGGAATTCAAGTGGTTGCCTGGACAGTGAACACATTTGCAGAAAAAACGTACTACGAAAGTGTCCTTGAATCCAGCTACATCACAGACAGCTTGGTGGAAGACTGTGATCCTCATTACTAG